One window of Pseudomonas sp. ML2-2023-3 genomic DNA carries:
- the elbB gene encoding isoprenoid biosynthesis glyoxalase ElbB, with amino-acid sequence MTTKKVAVILSGCGVYDGAEIHESVITLLRLDQRGAKVQCFAPDIAQLHVINHLTGEQMPETRNVLVESARIARGEIKDVREARVEDFDALIVPGGFGAAKNLSSFATQGAACTVQADVLRVAEAFAEAGKPIGLMCISPAIAAKIYGPGVICTIGTDADTAAAVTKMGGSHEECEVSEIVEDKARKLVSTPAYMLATSISEAASGINKMVDRVLELTQKN; translated from the coding sequence ATGACCACAAAAAAAGTTGCCGTCATTCTTTCGGGTTGCGGCGTCTATGACGGCGCCGAGATCCATGAAAGCGTGATCACCCTGCTGCGCCTCGACCAGCGCGGCGCCAAAGTGCAGTGCTTTGCACCCGACATTGCGCAACTGCACGTCATCAACCACCTGACCGGCGAACAAATGCCCGAGACGCGCAATGTGCTGGTGGAATCAGCACGCATTGCCCGAGGTGAGATCAAGGATGTTCGTGAAGCCAGGGTCGAAGATTTTGACGCCCTGATCGTACCGGGCGGGTTTGGCGCAGCCAAAAACCTGTCCAGCTTTGCCACTCAAGGCGCCGCGTGCACGGTCCAGGCTGACGTTCTGCGCGTGGCCGAGGCCTTTGCCGAAGCAGGCAAACCCATTGGCCTGATGTGTATTTCCCCCGCCATCGCCGCCAAGATTTATGGCCCTGGCGTGATCTGCACCATCGGTACGGACGCCGATACCGCTGCGGCAGTCACCAAGATGGGAGGCTCCCACGAAGAGTGCGAGGTATCGGAAATTGTCGAAGACAAGGCCCGCAAACTGGTGAGCACACCGGCCTACATGCTTGCCACATCCATCAGCGAAGCAGCGTCCGGCATCAACAAGATGGTTGATCGGGTGCTGGAACTCACTCAAAAGAACTGA
- a CDS encoding LysE family transporter: MSLETWLAFFAACWVISLSPGAGAIASMSCGLQYGFWRGYWNALGLQLGLALQIAIVAAGVGAVLAASSTAFYAIKWFGVAYLVYLAVKQWRALPADLSDDAAVRPIGKPLALIFRGFLVNVSNPKALVFMLAVLPQFVNPTAPLVSQYVTLGATMICVDLIVMAGYTGLASKVLRLLRTPKQQRRMNRTFAGLFVGAAGFLATLHRATT, encoded by the coding sequence ATGTCGTTGGAAACGTGGTTGGCCTTTTTTGCTGCCTGTTGGGTCATCAGTCTGTCGCCCGGTGCAGGGGCGATTGCCTCGATGTCGTGCGGCCTTCAATACGGTTTCTGGCGTGGCTATTGGAACGCTTTGGGACTGCAACTGGGGCTGGCGCTGCAGATTGCGATTGTCGCCGCCGGGGTGGGTGCAGTGCTGGCCGCCTCATCCACTGCCTTCTACGCGATCAAGTGGTTTGGCGTGGCCTATCTCGTCTACCTGGCCGTCAAACAGTGGCGCGCCCTCCCGGCGGACCTTAGCGATGACGCGGCTGTACGCCCCATCGGTAAACCACTGGCACTGATATTTCGCGGCTTTCTGGTCAATGTCAGCAACCCCAAGGCGCTTGTTTTCATGCTCGCGGTCCTGCCGCAGTTCGTAAACCCTACTGCGCCTCTGGTGTCTCAATACGTGACGCTGGGCGCAACCATGATCTGCGTCGACCTGATCGTGATGGCCGGGTACACCGGGCTGGCGTCCAAGGTCCTGCGTTTGCTGCGCACCCCAAAGCAACAGCGCCGCATGAACCGCACCTTTGCAGGCCTGTTTGTGGGCGCAGCAGGTTTTCTTGCGACGTTGCATCGCGCTACGACCTAA
- a CDS encoding DedA family protein, which yields MLQQFLQEFGYFALFLGTFFEGETILVLAGFLAFRGYMDLKLVMIVAFLGSYAGDQLWYFLGRKHGRKLLARKPRWQLMGDKALEHIRRHPDIWVLSFRFVYGLRTVMPVAIGLSGYPPGRYLLLNGIGAAIWAIALATAAYHFGAVLEGLLGNVKKYELWVLGALLLIGLCLWARRRFKNARLAKQTALEEKNKTSVEVSNPPAE from the coding sequence ATGCTCCAACAATTTCTTCAAGAATTCGGCTACTTCGCCCTGTTTCTAGGGACGTTCTTTGAAGGTGAGACCATTCTGGTTCTCGCAGGCTTCTTGGCGTTCCGCGGATACATGGACCTCAAACTGGTCATGATCGTGGCGTTCCTCGGCAGTTATGCCGGTGATCAGCTGTGGTACTTCCTGGGGCGCAAGCACGGCCGCAAACTGTTGGCGCGCAAACCGCGCTGGCAACTTATGGGCGACAAGGCTCTGGAGCACATTCGCAGGCACCCGGACATCTGGGTCTTGAGTTTTCGCTTCGTCTACGGCCTGCGCACCGTCATGCCTGTGGCAATTGGTCTGTCGGGATACCCTCCTGGCCGCTACCTGCTGCTCAACGGGATTGGCGCGGCCATCTGGGCCATCGCCCTGGCCACCGCCGCCTACCACTTTGGCGCCGTGCTCGAAGGCTTGCTGGGCAACGTCAAGAAGTATGAGCTGTGGGTGCTTGGTGCCCTGCTGCTGATCGGCCTGTGCCTGTGGGCCCGACGCCGCTTCAAGAATGCGCGCCTGGCCAAACAGACTGCACTTGAAGAGAAGAACAAGACCAGCGTTGAGGTCAGCAACCCGCCAGCTGAGTGA
- a CDS encoding mechanosensitive ion channel family protein, protein MEALHLPLPAEFIAPLWIGLQILLILLAGYFSQRVVARFLTRLGERYPFPPQLMMPLRGGLRWFIMGSAVIVVLERLGVSATVLWTALSGFVAVAAIAFFAMWSVLSNLLCAVLIFTVGPFRIGDIVELLDTLDKPGVKGRVVAINLLYTTLIEPAEAGSGSSMVQVPNSLFFQRSVRRWRESDL, encoded by the coding sequence ATGGAAGCCCTGCACTTACCTCTGCCAGCCGAATTCATTGCACCGCTGTGGATCGGCTTGCAGATTTTGCTGATTCTGCTGGCCGGTTATTTCTCTCAGCGCGTAGTGGCTCGTTTCCTGACTCGGCTGGGCGAGCGTTACCCGTTTCCGCCGCAGCTCATGATGCCGCTGCGGGGCGGTTTGCGCTGGTTCATCATGGGCAGTGCAGTGATTGTCGTCCTGGAGCGCCTGGGTGTATCGGCCACCGTGTTGTGGACTGCGCTCTCGGGTTTTGTGGCCGTGGCAGCGATTGCCTTCTTCGCCATGTGGAGCGTGCTCTCCAACCTGCTGTGCGCGGTGCTGATCTTCACGGTGGGCCCGTTTCGCATTGGCGACATCGTGGAACTCCTCGACACCCTCGACAAGCCCGGCGTCAAAGGTCGGGTCGTGGCCATCAACCTGCTCTACACCACCCTGATCGAGCCCGCCGAAGCCGGTAGTGGCAGCAGCATGGTGCAAGTCCCCAACAGCCTGTTCTTTCAGCGTTCGGTCCGTCGCTGGCGTGAAAGCGACCTTTAA
- a CDS encoding sterol desaturase family protein, which produces MKLILYAVPFFFVLIAVELLADRWRGMRTYRLADTISSLSAGVLSTTTGLLTKGVGLITYALALKYLALLQLPEDSLWVWLFAFVFYDFCYYWHHRLGHERNVLWAAHSVHHQSEDYNLSTALRQTSTGFVFGWVFYLPMAVLGVPLLVFATVATLNLLYQFWVHTRHVPKLGWFEWFFVTPSNHRAHHGQNALYMDRNYGGVFILWDRLFGTFQEEDDAEPVIYGVTTPLKSWNPLWANWQFYGQLLADARRTQRWRDKLRIWFMPTGWRPADVAMKYPMGKPDLSQFEKFEIALPLRQQLYIAVQFAVYVALGSYLLNVGETLPTPALMLGWGAMALGLFVLGAGLENRPWALKLEWLRLALNVPLVWLAPWAGLWPASALGWVGLFSYTVLSVMGLYMCRNRITQLAGC; this is translated from the coding sequence ATGAAGCTGATTCTGTATGCAGTTCCGTTTTTCTTTGTGCTGATTGCTGTCGAGCTGCTGGCCGACCGCTGGCGCGGGATGCGTACTTATCGCCTGGCAGACACCATCAGCAGCCTGAGCGCCGGCGTGCTGTCGACCACCACCGGTTTGCTGACCAAAGGCGTAGGGCTGATCACTTATGCGCTGGCGCTGAAGTATCTGGCACTGCTGCAACTGCCGGAAGACAGCCTGTGGGTCTGGTTGTTTGCTTTCGTGTTCTACGACTTTTGCTACTACTGGCACCATCGTCTCGGGCATGAGCGCAATGTGCTGTGGGCCGCACACTCGGTGCACCACCAGAGTGAAGACTACAACTTGTCCACCGCCCTGCGCCAAACCAGTACCGGGTTTGTGTTCGGCTGGGTCTTTTACCTGCCGATGGCAGTGCTGGGCGTGCCGCTGCTGGTGTTTGCCACTGTGGCGACGCTTAACCTGCTCTATCAATTCTGGGTCCATACCCGGCATGTACCCAAACTGGGGTGGTTCGAGTGGTTCTTTGTGACGCCTTCCAATCATCGGGCTCACCATGGGCAGAATGCTCTCTACATGGATCGTAATTACGGGGGTGTGTTCATTCTCTGGGACCGATTGTTTGGCACCTTCCAGGAAGAGGACGACGCAGAGCCGGTTATTTATGGCGTGACTACACCGCTGAAAAGCTGGAACCCACTGTGGGCAAACTGGCAGTTTTATGGCCAGTTACTGGCCGATGCACGACGTACCCAACGCTGGCGGGACAAGCTGCGAATCTGGTTCATGCCCACGGGCTGGCGCCCGGCGGATGTGGCGATGAAATACCCGATGGGTAAACCGGATTTAAGCCAGTTCGAAAAGTTCGAGATCGCGTTGCCATTGCGTCAGCAGCTGTATATCGCGGTGCAATTCGCGGTTTATGTGGCGCTGGGCAGTTACTTGCTGAACGTGGGCGAGACATTGCCAACCCCGGCATTGATGCTGGGATGGGGCGCTATGGCGTTGGGATTGTTCGTGCTGGGTGCCGGGCTGGAGAATCGGCCCTGGGCGCTGAAGCTTGAGTGGTTGCGCCTGGCGCTTAATGTGCCGCTGGTCTGGCTGGCCCCTTGGGCGGGGCTGTGGCCGGCCAGCGCATTGGGCTGGGTCGGCCTGTTCAGTTACACCGTGTTGAGCGTGATGGGGCTGTACATGTGCCGAAACCGCATCACTCAGCTGGCGGGTTGCTGA
- a CDS encoding TIGR02444 family protein produces MQTDLWNYCLNLYARPGVEPACLHLQSQGLDVCLVLCAAWLEERGVACDEARLGQLKACAGPWQREVVQPLRLLRTHWREPATRDDALAALRVQIKSLELEAERTLLQRLESVTQGWSLAQSQETCGWLQRMTSDAGHLDCDALHTLRAAINNA; encoded by the coding sequence ATGCAGACTGACCTGTGGAATTACTGTTTGAACCTTTACGCCCGCCCCGGTGTAGAACCGGCGTGCCTGCACTTGCAGAGCCAGGGCCTGGATGTGTGCCTTGTGCTGTGTGCGGCCTGGCTTGAGGAGCGTGGCGTGGCCTGCGATGAGGCGCGCCTGGGGCAATTGAAAGCCTGCGCCGGGCCTTGGCAGCGTGAGGTGGTGCAGCCCTTGCGATTATTGCGAACACACTGGCGTGAACCGGCGACACGCGACGATGCGCTGGCGGCGCTGCGCGTGCAGATCAAGTCACTGGAACTGGAAGCTGAGCGGACATTATTGCAGCGCCTGGAGTCGGTGACTCAGGGCTGGTCACTCGCGCAATCGCAAGAGACTTGCGGTTGGCTGCAGAGGATGACCAGCGATGCTGGCCACCTTGATTGCGACGCGCTGCACACGCTGCGCGCCGCAATCAACAACGCTTAA
- a CDS encoding YaiI/YqxD family protein, which translates to MRVWIDADACPKAAKDQVIKFALKRQFEVVLVAGQSQIKPTYALVKLIVVPSGPDAADDYLVEHAVPGELVICSDVPLADRLVKKGVAALDPRGKEFDPQNMGERLAVRNLFTDLREQGQVSGGQGAYGEREKQAFANALDRILTRLARG; encoded by the coding sequence ATGCGTGTCTGGATCGACGCAGACGCTTGCCCCAAGGCGGCGAAGGATCAGGTCATCAAGTTCGCCCTCAAGCGTCAGTTCGAGGTGGTGCTGGTGGCGGGGCAGAGCCAGATCAAGCCGACCTACGCGCTGGTCAAACTGATTGTGGTGCCCAGCGGCCCGGATGCGGCGGATGACTACTTGGTGGAGCACGCGGTGCCCGGTGAGCTGGTGATTTGCAGTGATGTGCCTCTGGCCGACCGGCTGGTGAAAAAGGGCGTGGCGGCGCTGGACCCGCGGGGCAAGGAGTTTGATCCGCAGAACATGGGGGAGCGGTTGGCGGTGCGCAATCTGTTTACCGATCTGCGTGAGCAAGGTCAGGTCAGTGGCGGGCAAGGCGCCTATGGCGAACGCGAAAAACAGGCGTTCGCCAATGCTCTTGACCGCATCCTGACGCGGCTGGCGCGGGGCTGA
- a CDS encoding cytochrome c/FTR1 family iron permease, which translates to MTARSRFFAWLMLPVLALCSLTVSANSPEGASQALHLIDYIGADYPPTVENGKVIDETEYREQLEFLTVLKGLMEGLPERPERAELARGVNVLQAAIEQREDGTAVAREARQLGARLAVAYEVSQAPAITPDPTRGAPLYAQHCSVCHGETGAGDGPASLGMTPPPANLRDVQRLDRLSLYAIYNTLGLGVEGTDMPSFADQLDERQRWDLATYIAGLSADPAAAKADKTYNLADLARQTPNEVLAAEGPEATATFRAQRAQPPQVKRGPAQLLDYTSATLDKSLAAYRAGDREQAYDLSVAAYLEGFELVESSLDNVDANVRKNTEKALMAYRQSLQDGLPIEQVEQRLDAAKALLKESAGLLGSDGLSWTLSYISGLLILLREGLEAILVLAAILAFLRNTGQQSAVRSVNIGWGLALVAGLATWALAAYVIDVSGAQRELLEGCTALFASVMVLWLGVWMHDRRHAAAWQDYIKSSLVSGGGRFGFAILAFFSVYRELFEVILFYETLWLQAGPAGHNAVLAGGATALVLLMGLAWIILRGSAKLPLALFFSINAALLCALSVVFAGHGVKALQEAGIFGTRPVAFFDFDWLGIHADAYSLAAQAVAIVAIIVLYSRSKMAEKRRVQAS; encoded by the coding sequence ATGACCGCCCGCTCGCGTTTTTTTGCCTGGTTGATGTTGCCAGTGCTCGCGTTGTGCAGCCTTACGGTGTCTGCCAACTCCCCGGAAGGCGCCTCACAAGCGCTGCACCTGATCGACTACATCGGTGCGGACTATCCGCCTACCGTTGAGAACGGGAAGGTCATCGATGAAACCGAGTACCGCGAGCAGCTGGAGTTCCTGACCGTACTCAAGGGCTTGATGGAGGGCCTGCCAGAGCGCCCTGAGCGAGCCGAGCTGGCTCGGGGTGTGAACGTCTTGCAAGCCGCCATCGAACAGCGTGAGGACGGCACTGCCGTTGCCCGTGAGGCGCGGCAACTGGGTGCCAGACTGGCTGTGGCCTACGAGGTCAGCCAGGCACCTGCCATCACCCCGGACCCAACCCGTGGCGCGCCGTTATATGCCCAGCATTGCTCGGTGTGCCACGGTGAAACCGGCGCCGGGGATGGTCCCGCCAGCCTTGGGATGACGCCGCCTCCGGCCAACCTGCGCGATGTACAGCGCCTTGACCGGTTGAGCCTCTACGCGATCTACAACACGTTGGGCCTGGGTGTCGAAGGCACTGACATGCCTTCGTTTGCCGATCAGCTGGACGAGCGTCAGCGCTGGGACCTGGCCACTTACATCGCAGGCTTGAGTGCTGACCCGGCTGCGGCAAAGGCCGACAAAACCTACAATCTGGCGGATCTTGCCCGTCAAACTCCGAATGAAGTGCTGGCGGCTGAAGGCCCCGAGGCGACGGCGACCTTCCGTGCCCAACGGGCGCAGCCGCCGCAAGTCAAACGCGGTCCGGCGCAGTTGCTTGACTACACCAGCGCTACCCTGGACAAAAGCCTCGCGGCTTACCGCGCTGGCGACCGTGAACAAGCCTACGACCTGTCGGTAGCGGCTTATCTGGAAGGCTTTGAACTGGTTGAAAGCTCGCTGGATAACGTCGATGCCAACGTGCGTAAAAACACCGAGAAAGCCCTGATGGCGTATCGGCAGTCATTGCAGGACGGCTTACCGATCGAGCAAGTCGAGCAGCGTCTGGATGCCGCAAAGGCCTTGCTTAAAGAGTCAGCCGGGCTGCTGGGCAGCGATGGCTTGAGCTGGACCTTGAGCTACATCTCGGGCCTGTTGATTTTGCTGCGCGAAGGTCTGGAAGCGATTCTGGTACTGGCCGCGATCCTGGCTTTCCTGCGCAATACCGGCCAGCAGTCTGCGGTGCGCAGCGTCAACATTGGCTGGGGATTGGCCCTGGTTGCAGGTCTCGCTACGTGGGCGCTGGCCGCCTATGTCATCGACGTCAGCGGCGCCCAGCGCGAACTGCTTGAAGGGTGCACGGCCTTGTTCGCCAGCGTCATGGTGCTGTGGCTGGGCGTATGGATGCACGACCGCCGCCATGCGGCTGCGTGGCAGGACTACATCAAAAGCAGTCTGGTCAGTGGTGGCGGGCGTTTTGGTTTTGCGATCCTGGCGTTTTTCTCGGTGTACCGCGAACTGTTCGAAGTGATCCTGTTCTACGAGACCCTGTGGCTGCAAGCCGGGCCTGCGGGTCATAACGCCGTATTGGCGGGCGGCGCCACGGCGCTGGTGTTACTGATGGGGTTGGCGTGGATCATCCTGCGCGGTTCGGCCAAATTGCCATTGGCGCTGTTCTTCAGCATCAACGCGGCCCTTCTTTGCGCCCTGTCGGTCGTATTCGCCGGGCATGGCGTGAAAGCACTGCAAGAGGCGGGCATCTTCGGCACGCGGCCTGTCGCGTTTTTTGACTTCGACTGGTTGGGCATTCACGCGGATGCCTACTCGCTGGCTGCGCAGGCGGTCGCCATTGTGGCGATTATCGTGTTGTACAGCCGCAGTAAAATGGCGGAAAAGCGCCGGGTGCAGGCTTCGTAA
- a CDS encoding ATP-binding cassette domain-containing protein, with amino-acid sequence MIRLQNLTLQRGPQRLLEDAELTLHAGHKAGLVGANGAGKSTLFALLLGELTPDSGDCLLPADWRIAHMRQEIDTLDRIAIDYVLDGDLRLRQVQADLAKAEADEDGAAQARLHAELDSADGYTADARARKMLAGLGFTNEQMDRPVADFSGGWRMRLNLAQALMCPSDLLLLDEPTNHLDLDAILWLEDFLKNYPGTLLLISHDRDFLDAVVDNIAHVDQRKITLYRGGYSAFERARAERLAQQQQAYEKQQAQRAHMESYIARFKAQATKARQAQSRIKALERMEELSAAHVDSPFDFVFREAVKLSSPLLDLSDARLGYGDKTILEKVKLQLVPGARIGLLGPNGAGKSTLIKNLAGELEPLSGRLARGENLVVGYFAQHQLDSLDSKASPLLHMQRLAPAEREQTLRDFLGGFDFRGARIDEPVLNFSGGEKARLALALIAWGRPNLLLLDEPTNHLDLEMRLALTMALQEFSGAVLVVSHDRHLLKSTTDEFLLVADGKVQEFDGDLEDYARWLADYRLRNAPASNTPVNPDKTDKKAQRQAAATLRQQLAPHKREADKLESELGKVNEKLAKIEASLGDSAVYEAARKDELRDLLAEQAKLKVLEGQLEERWMEALELLESMQAELEALS; translated from the coding sequence ATGATCCGACTTCAGAACCTGACTTTACAGCGTGGTCCGCAACGTCTGCTAGAAGACGCCGAGCTGACCCTGCACGCCGGCCACAAAGCCGGTCTGGTCGGCGCCAATGGCGCCGGTAAATCCACTTTGTTCGCCTTGCTGCTGGGTGAGTTGACGCCTGATTCCGGGGATTGTCTGCTCCCGGCCGACTGGCGGATTGCCCACATGCGGCAAGAAATCGACACCCTCGACCGCATCGCGATCGACTACGTGCTCGATGGCGACCTGCGCTTGCGTCAAGTCCAAGCCGACCTGGCCAAGGCCGAAGCCGACGAGGATGGCGCCGCACAGGCACGTCTGCACGCTGAGCTGGACAGCGCCGACGGCTACACCGCTGATGCCCGTGCCCGCAAAATGCTCGCCGGGCTGGGTTTTACCAACGAACAAATGGACCGCCCGGTTGCCGACTTCTCCGGTGGCTGGCGGATGCGCCTGAATCTGGCGCAGGCACTGATGTGTCCGTCGGATCTATTGCTGCTCGATGAGCCGACCAACCACTTGGACCTCGACGCCATTCTGTGGCTCGAAGACTTCCTCAAGAATTATCCCGGCACCTTGCTGCTGATCTCTCACGACAGGGATTTTCTCGACGCAGTGGTCGATAACATCGCCCATGTCGACCAGCGCAAGATCACCCTTTATCGCGGTGGTTACAGCGCATTCGAGCGTGCCCGTGCCGAGCGTCTGGCCCAGCAACAACAGGCCTACGAGAAGCAGCAGGCGCAGCGTGCGCACATGGAAAGCTACATCGCCCGCTTCAAGGCCCAGGCCACCAAGGCCCGTCAGGCGCAAAGCCGGATCAAGGCACTGGAGCGCATGGAAGAGCTGAGCGCAGCCCATGTGGATTCGCCGTTCGACTTCGTGTTCCGTGAAGCGGTCAAACTCTCCAGCCCGCTGCTCGACTTGTCCGATGCACGTCTGGGTTATGGCGATAAAACCATCCTGGAAAAGGTCAAGTTGCAACTGGTTCCGGGCGCTCGTATTGGCTTGCTCGGGCCAAACGGTGCGGGTAAATCGACCCTCATCAAAAACCTTGCGGGCGAGCTGGAGCCGCTGTCGGGCCGACTGGCCCGTGGCGAAAACCTTGTGGTTGGCTACTTTGCCCAGCATCAACTCGACTCGCTGGATTCCAAGGCCAGCCCGTTGTTGCACATGCAGCGCCTGGCTCCGGCTGAGCGTGAACAAACCCTGCGCGACTTCCTCGGTGGTTTCGACTTCCGTGGGGCGCGTATCGACGAGCCGGTGCTGAACTTCTCGGGTGGCGAAAAAGCCCGTCTGGCGCTGGCGCTGATCGCCTGGGGTCGGCCAAACCTGTTGCTGCTCGACGAACCGACCAACCACCTCGATCTCGAAATGCGTCTGGCGCTGACCATGGCGTTGCAAGAGTTCAGCGGTGCAGTGCTGGTGGTGTCTCACGACCGGCATTTGCTCAAAAGCACCACGGATGAATTCCTGCTGGTGGCTGATGGCAAGGTGCAAGAATTCGACGGTGACCTCGAAGACTATGCCCGCTGGCTGGCTGACTACCGTTTGCGCAACGCGCCGGCCAGCAACACGCCGGTCAACCCTGACAAGACCGATAAAAAGGCTCAGCGTCAGGCTGCCGCAACGTTGCGTCAGCAACTGGCGCCGCACAAGCGCGAAGCCGACAAGCTTGAGAGCGAACTGGGCAAGGTCAACGAGAAGCTGGCCAAGATCGAAGCCAGCCTGGGTGACAGCGCGGTTTACGAAGCAGCACGCAAAGATGAATTGCGAGATCTGCTGGCTGAACAGGCCAAGCTCAAAGTGCTCGAAGGTCAGTTGGAAGAGCGCTGGATGGAAGCTCTGGAGCTGCTTGAATCCATGCAAGCGGAACTGGAAGCCCTGTCCTGA
- the ppk1 gene encoding polyphosphate kinase 1, giving the protein MNTEGLAEIVATEAQPIAEPVSETPPEPQAPAPAVAETHAAVHPAIAVPGLDDSSLYIHRELSQLQFNIRVLEQALDESYPLLERLKFLLIFSSNLDEFFEIRVAGLKKQITFAREQAGADGLQPHQALARISELVHGHVDRQYAILNDILLPELEKHQVRFIRRRHWNTKIKAWVRKFFRDEIAPIITPIGLDPTHPFPLLVNKSLNFIVELEGIDAFGRDSGLAIIPAPRLLPRVIRLPEEVGGAGDNYVFLSSMIHAHADDLFQGMKVKGCYQFRLTRNADLAVDTEDVEDLARALRGELFSRRYGDAVRLEVADTCPKHLSDYLLKQFSLHETELYQVNGPVNLTRLFSITGLDSHPELQYTPFTPAIPKLLQNSENIFSVVSKQDILLLHPFESFTPVVDLLRQAAKDPHVLAVRQTLYRSGANSEIVDALVDAARNGKEVTAVIELRARFDEESNLQLASRLQAAGAVVIYGVVGFKTHAKMMLILRREAGEIVRYAHLGTGNYHAGNAKLYTDYSLLTSDDALCEDVGKLFSQLIGMGKTLRMKKLLHAPFTLKKGMLDMIARETQFAVEGKPAHIIAKFNSLTDPKIIRALYKASQAGVRIDLIVRGMCCLRPGIPGVSHNIHVRSIIGRFLEHTRVFYFLNGGEEQMFLSSADWMERNLDKRVETCFPVEGKKLILRVKKELECYLTDNTHSWSLQSDGRYIRNTPTGNQNPRSAQATLLERLSLPVLTVSTGPSV; this is encoded by the coding sequence ATGAATACCGAAGGACTTGCTGAAATCGTTGCCACTGAAGCTCAGCCGATTGCTGAGCCAGTCTCTGAAACCCCGCCTGAACCTCAAGCCCCTGCGCCTGCCGTGGCCGAGACGCATGCGGCGGTGCATCCGGCGATTGCCGTTCCTGGCCTTGATGACAGCAGCCTGTATATCCATCGTGAGCTGTCGCAATTGCAGTTCAACATTCGCGTGCTGGAACAAGCGCTGGATGAGTCCTACCCGCTGCTTGAGCGGTTGAAGTTCCTGCTGATTTTCTCCAGCAACCTGGATGAGTTTTTTGAGATTCGTGTCGCGGGCCTGAAGAAGCAAATCACCTTCGCCCGTGAACAGGCCGGTGCTGATGGTTTACAGCCGCATCAGGCGCTGGCCCGCATCAGTGAGCTGGTGCATGGCCATGTGGATCGCCAATACGCGATCCTCAACGACATCCTGCTGCCCGAACTTGAAAAGCATCAGGTGCGCTTTATTCGTCGCCGGCACTGGAACACCAAGATCAAGGCGTGGGTACGCAAGTTCTTCCGCGACGAAATCGCGCCGATCATCACCCCGATTGGCCTGGACCCAACGCACCCGTTCCCGCTTCTGGTGAACAAGAGCCTGAACTTTATCGTCGAGCTTGAAGGCATCGATGCCTTCGGTCGTGATTCGGGTCTGGCGATTATCCCGGCACCGCGCCTGTTGCCTCGTGTGATCAGGTTGCCTGAAGAGGTAGGCGGCGCAGGGGACAACTACGTGTTCCTGTCGTCGATGATCCACGCCCACGCCGATGACCTGTTTCAGGGCATGAAGGTAAAAGGCTGCTACCAGTTCCGCCTGACCCGTAACGCCGATCTGGCGGTCGATACCGAAGATGTAGAAGACCTGGCCCGTGCCCTGCGTGGCGAGTTGTTCTCTCGTCGTTACGGCGATGCCGTACGCCTGGAAGTCGCCGACACCTGCCCCAAGCATTTGTCCGACTACCTGCTCAAGCAGTTCAGCCTGCATGAAACCGAGTTGTATCAGGTCAATGGCCCGGTGAACCTCACGCGTCTGTTCAGTATCACGGGGCTCGATAGCCACCCTGAGCTGCAATACACGCCGTTTACCCCGGCCATCCCGAAGCTGCTGCAGAACAGCGAGAATATTTTCAGCGTGGTCAGCAAGCAGGATATTTTGCTGCTGCACCCGTTTGAGTCGTTTACCCCGGTCGTGGATTTGCTGCGCCAGGCGGCCAAAGACCCCCATGTACTGGCCGTGCGCCAAACCCTGTACCGCAGCGGTGCCAACTCTGAAATCGTGGATGCGCTGGTCGATGCCGCGCGTAACGGTAAAGAAGTGACCGCGGTGATCGAGCTGCGTGCGCGTTTTGACGAAGAGTCCAACCTGCAACTGGCCAGCCGTCTGCAAGCGGCCGGTGCGGTGGTGATCTACGGTGTGGTCGGCTTCAAGACCCACGCCAAGATGATGCTGATTCTGCGCCGTGAGGCAGGGGAGATCGTGCGTTACGCGCACTTGGGTACCGGCAACTATCACGCCGGCAACGCCAAGCTCTACACCGATTACAGCCTGTTGACCTCGGACGACGCGCTGTGTGAAGACGTAGGCAAGCTGTTCAGCCAGCTGATCGGCATGGGCAAGACGTTGCGCATGAAAAAACTGCTGCATGCGCCATTCACGTTGAAGAAAGGCATGCTCGACATGATTGCCCGCGAGACCCAGTTCGCGGTTGAAGGCAAACCGGCGCATATCATCGCCAAGTTCAACTCGCTGACCGACCCGAAAATCATTCGGGCGCTGTACAAGGCCAGCCAGGCTGGTGTGCGAATCGATCTGATTGTGCGTGGGATGTGCTGCCTGCGTCCGGGCATTCCGGGTGTCTCGCACAACATCCACGTGCGCTCGATTATCGGCCGCTTCCTGGAGCACACGCGGGTGTTCTACTTCCTCAACGGCGGCGAAGAGCAGATGTTCCTGTCCAGTGCCGACTGGATGGAGCGCAACCTCGATAAACGCGTCGAGACGTGCTTCCCGGTCGAGGGTAAAAAGCTGATTTTGCGGGTCAAGAAAGAGCTGGAGTGCTACCTGACCGACAACACCCACAGCTGGAGTCTGCAATCGGACGGCCGTTACATCCGTAACACGCCAACCGGTAACCAGAACCCGCGCAGCGCCCAGGCAACCTTGCTGGAGCGTTTGAGCCTGCCCGTATTGACGGTGAGCACCGGGCCTTCGGTATAA